A region of Flocculibacter collagenilyticus DNA encodes the following proteins:
- a CDS encoding fumarylacetoacetate hydrolase family protein, whose protein sequence is MKLATLKNDTRDGQLVVVSKDLSKCITVAELAMTMQQLLDNWDELSPKLEEIYTGLNAGQLDGEMPFEQSHCESPLPRAYQWADGSAYVNHVELVRKARNAEMPPSFWTDPLMYQGGSDDFIGPQEDIFAISESHGIDFEGEVAVITGDVPMAASPEEAGKQIRLVMLVNDVSLRGLIPEELAKGFGFFQSKPSSAFSPVAVTPNELGGHWDGGKVNLPLLSYLNGEPFGKPNAGVDMTFEFPELVAHAAKTRALGAGAVIGSGTVSNKQGTEHGTSIQEGGVGYSCIAEVRMIETIRDGKPATSFMSFGDNIRIEMLDDEGNNIFGTIHQRVVEYKK, encoded by the coding sequence ATGAAATTAGCTACACTAAAAAATGATACCCGCGACGGCCAATTAGTCGTTGTTAGCAAAGATTTATCAAAATGTATTACCGTAGCAGAGCTTGCAATGACGATGCAGCAGCTACTTGATAACTGGGACGAGCTTAGCCCTAAGTTAGAAGAAATTTATACAGGACTAAACGCAGGTCAATTGGACGGTGAAATGCCGTTTGAACAAAGCCACTGTGAATCTCCTTTGCCGCGTGCATACCAATGGGCAGACGGTAGTGCTTATGTAAACCACGTTGAATTAGTCCGTAAAGCAAGAAATGCAGAAATGCCACCAAGCTTTTGGACTGATCCATTAATGTACCAAGGTGGCTCTGATGACTTCATTGGTCCACAAGAAGATATTTTTGCTATCTCTGAATCGCATGGTATCGACTTTGAAGGTGAAGTTGCTGTAATTACGGGCGATGTACCTATGGCTGCAAGTCCTGAAGAAGCGGGCAAGCAAATACGTTTGGTTATGTTAGTTAATGACGTATCTTTACGTGGATTGATTCCAGAAGAATTAGCGAAAGGTTTTGGCTTTTTCCAATCTAAACCTTCGTCAGCATTCTCTCCGGTTGCAGTTACGCCAAATGAGTTAGGCGGACATTGGGACGGCGGAAAAGTTAATTTACCATTGTTGTCATACTTAAATGGCGAACCATTTGGTAAGCCAAATGCGGGTGTTGATATGACATTCGAATTCCCAGAGCTTGTAGCGCATGCCGCAAAAACACGTGCATTAGGTGCTGGTGCAGTAATTGGTTCGGGCACAGTTTCGAATAAACAAGGTACTGAGCACGGCACGTCTATCCAAGAAGGTGGAGTAGGTTACTCTTGTATTGCAGAAGTACGAATGATTGAAACGATTCGTGACGGTAAACCTGCAACTTCATTTATGAGCTTTGGTGACAATATTCGTATCGAAATGCTTGATGATGAAGGTAACAATATTTTTGGTACTATTCACCAAAGGGTTGTTGAATATAAGAAGTAA
- a CDS encoding homogentisate 1,2-dioxygenase, which produces MRKWISFPHSEGTTSKQAHADFPEDGIYEREVGREGFFGPASHFHHQHAPTGWSNWEGDLKPRCFDLNKLSTAAPESPWQVPMILENAQCKMRIWHCNETMKYLVRNADGDDLLFVHEGEAELFTDYGHMHIVKGDYVVIPRNTNWRLELEAPVFLLMIEATNSAYQLPEKGLVGNHAIFDPACLDVPKINDSFKAQYSENEWSVHVKRHSKTSVITYPFNPLDAIGWHGDLSVVRINWRDIRPLMSHRYHLPPSAHTTFVANGFVVCTFVPRPIESDPGALKVPFYHNNDDYDEVLFYHEGDFFSRDNIDRGMITFHPAGFTHGPHPKAFQAGLEYKKKFTDEVAVMIDTRNELFVGDAAHQVENPEYVYSWKAEK; this is translated from the coding sequence ATGCGTAAGTGGATATCGTTTCCTCACTCAGAGGGAACAACATCTAAGCAAGCGCATGCAGATTTTCCTGAAGATGGAATTTATGAAAGAGAAGTAGGGCGCGAAGGATTTTTCGGCCCTGCATCGCACTTTCATCACCAACATGCGCCAACTGGATGGTCAAACTGGGAAGGCGATTTAAAGCCGCGCTGCTTCGATTTAAACAAATTATCAACTGCGGCCCCTGAGTCGCCGTGGCAAGTGCCAATGATTTTAGAAAATGCGCAATGTAAAATGCGTATTTGGCACTGTAACGAAACAATGAAATACCTTGTGCGTAATGCTGATGGTGATGATTTGCTTTTTGTTCATGAAGGCGAAGCAGAGTTATTTACTGACTATGGCCACATGCACATAGTCAAAGGTGATTATGTTGTTATCCCGCGAAATACTAACTGGCGCTTAGAGCTTGAAGCGCCCGTTTTCCTGTTAATGATAGAAGCAACAAATAGTGCATATCAATTACCGGAAAAGGGCTTAGTGGGCAATCATGCTATTTTTGATCCTGCATGTTTAGATGTACCAAAAATAAATGACTCATTTAAAGCCCAATACTCAGAAAACGAGTGGTCGGTACATGTAAAGCGCCACAGTAAAACGTCTGTAATTACCTATCCGTTCAACCCACTTGATGCAATTGGCTGGCATGGTGACTTGTCGGTTGTACGCATCAACTGGCGTGATATTCGCCCTTTAATGAGTCATCGCTATCACTTACCGCCATCTGCGCATACTACATTTGTTGCAAATGGCTTTGTGGTATGTACGTTTGTTCCTCGACCAATTGAGAGCGATCCTGGTGCGTTAAAAGTGCCTTTTTATCATAATAACGATGATTATGATGAAGTGCTTTTCTACCATGAAGGTGACTTTTTCAGCAGGGATAATATTGACCGTGGCATGATCACTTTCCACCCTGCAGGCTTTACTCACGGTCCACATCCAAAAGCCTTCCAAGCTGGATTGGAATATAAAAAGAAATTTACTGATGAAGTGGCTGTAATGATAGACACTCGTAATGAGTTGTTTGTAGGGGATGCCGCGCATCAAGTAGAAAATCCAGAATATGTATATAGTTGGAAAGCAGAAAAGTAA